A genomic region of Paenibacillus sp. PL2-23 contains the following coding sequences:
- a CDS encoding sensor histidine kinase, whose product MFYISSIQTKILLGLLSVTVISISIVMFYMYGNSSEAIKRNAIQYASESLVHSDEKLRLLFRDIERVLTVISLDKEFISSSLTSNNEFPSIGWYHEIKRVESFLQSLRGYNSYIDRLGVVGLDSDKLFQSGVVQIRELPDDDWSKRLLNTEANRGRLFAEYRNGKVSVGKVIFNQGVIIGYCVLDINPEVLASSYSGQSNLDMQQVVVTSDGTIVLNHDMNAIGTSITTSKYKPFWSYENTSGMSTTLREIQYGTKEYILLRRYIPELEWTLITVISESDLIHDIVIVRIEMLRIIAVVVLVVIIASILIARQITRNLKSLTRTMESVKRGDFNARHEIITHDEAGRLGATFNIMMQRIRDLMQAVEERERQKREADFKALQAQIHPHFVYNTLNTIRYLAKIQHTPNIEELTTSFITLLRSLTNHQDEQISVNQEIQLLDHYMTIQQYRYAGKLQFECHVDPGCVSCGILKFTLQPLVENAILHGMGARENNGMIHVDVFQEGSDLICIVYDNGVGMTEEQIRKVSGIDLQREHKGRKAGVGLKNVNERIQLYYGPKYGITIHSEWGHSTTIEVKLPYVQLIKGDDGFGLDSSTR is encoded by the coding sequence ATGTTTTATATATCTAGTATTCAAACTAAAATACTACTCGGTTTATTATCCGTAACTGTAATCTCTATTTCAATAGTGATGTTTTATATGTATGGCAATTCATCAGAAGCAATAAAGCGTAATGCCATTCAATATGCTTCTGAAAGCTTAGTTCATTCCGACGAAAAGCTTCGGCTACTATTTCGTGATATTGAAAGAGTTCTTACAGTGATTTCTCTTGATAAAGAATTTATCTCTTCTTCACTAACAAGCAATAACGAGTTTCCAAGTATAGGATGGTATCACGAAATAAAACGTGTAGAATCATTTCTTCAATCCTTGCGAGGATATAATTCATATATTGATCGTCTAGGAGTGGTGGGTCTTGATTCAGACAAATTATTCCAAAGTGGAGTCGTACAAATTCGGGAGCTTCCGGACGACGATTGGAGTAAACGTCTGCTAAATACTGAGGCTAACCGAGGCAGATTATTCGCCGAATATCGAAATGGCAAAGTTTCGGTGGGCAAAGTAATTTTTAATCAGGGTGTTATTATCGGTTATTGTGTTCTAGACATTAATCCTGAGGTGCTGGCATCCTCCTACTCCGGACAGTCCAATCTAGATATGCAGCAGGTAGTGGTAACCTCGGATGGTACAATTGTTCTCAATCACGATATGAATGCAATAGGGACCTCAATTACAACTTCAAAGTATAAACCGTTCTGGTCCTATGAGAATACTTCGGGAATGAGTACAACATTAAGAGAGATCCAGTACGGAACCAAAGAATATATATTGCTGCGTCGATATATTCCTGAACTGGAGTGGACCCTCATAACGGTAATCTCAGAATCTGATTTAATTCATGACATAGTAATTGTACGTATAGAGATGCTCCGGATTATAGCGGTGGTGGTGCTTGTTGTAATTATTGCATCCATCCTAATTGCAAGACAAATCACAAGGAATTTGAAATCGCTCACAAGAACGATGGAGTCCGTTAAGCGCGGAGACTTCAATGCCCGGCATGAGATTATCACTCATGATGAGGCTGGGAGACTTGGGGCTACCTTTAATATTATGATGCAAAGGATTCGAGATCTCATGCAGGCAGTAGAGGAACGAGAGCGACAGAAGAGAGAAGCGGATTTCAAGGCACTTCAAGCACAGATCCATCCACACTTTGTGTATAACACTTTAAATACAATTCGTTATCTAGCGAAGATTCAGCATACTCCAAATATAGAAGAATTAACGACATCGTTTATTACACTTTTAAGATCGCTAACCAACCATCAGGATGAGCAGATTTCAGTAAATCAAGAAATTCAGCTGTTAGATCATTATATGACAATTCAACAATATCGTTATGCAGGTAAGCTTCAATTTGAATGTCACGTTGATCCAGGTTGTGTGAGCTGCGGAATTCTCAAATTTACTTTGCAGCCGCTTGTAGAAAATGCGATTTTGCATGGCATGGGAGCAAGAGAAAATAACGGAATGATACATGTAGACGTATTTCAAGAGGGCAGTGATCTCATTTGTATCGTGTATGATAACGGTGTTGGTATGACAGAAGAGCAAATTCGCAAGGTAAGTGGTATCGATTTACAACGTGAGCATAAAGGGAGAAAAGCAGGGGTTGGATTAAAAAATGTGAATGAAAGAATACAGCTATATTACGGTCCCAAGTATGGAATAACCATTCATTCTGAGTGGGGACATTCTACCACAATAGAAGTAAAGCTTCCGTATGTGCAATTAATAAAGGGGGATGATGGATTTGGCTTGGACAGTTCTACTCGTTGA
- a CDS encoding IS1380 family transposase, whose protein sequence is MKIQFTQSKEILLTTHAGLAAVGALLSHTQLSQRLNRSAVKGMENPIHGNGEVMKSYLGLLCQGKSDFDHIEPFRKDTVFQTCLGIRKVPSSPTLRQRLDAAAQTIDANWNDILLQESADLIRNLNAPVTGLDAGEHTVIPLDIDVSPFDNSGTKKEGVSLTYKGTFGYAPIFAYLGREGYGVNLQLREGSTHSQKDGADFLRETIHYARRITSDRLLVRMDSAHDSLENLQVCHAEKDVDYIIKVNLRGASKESWLRVAEDKGISCEQRPGKTTYIGAITFPQKDFDCNLRQVFQVIVRTIDRDGQVLMFPDVEVNVYWTSLTCSPWRVIELYRDHGTSEQFHSELKTDLDLERLPAGKFDTNELVLHAGVFAYNLLRIMGQESLRQDDAPIRGGVGRRRIRTVIQNIIYIAARVSRHARQTSFNFGRYSPWFQTVRRIYQAFA, encoded by the coding sequence ATGAAGATCCAATTCACCCAATCTAAGGAAATCCTCTTAACAACGCATGCAGGCTTGGCTGCGGTCGGTGCGCTGCTTTCCCATACACAGTTGTCTCAGCGTCTTAATCGCTCAGCCGTTAAAGGAATGGAGAATCCGATCCACGGGAACGGCGAAGTCATGAAAAGCTATCTTGGTCTGCTCTGCCAAGGTAAAAGCGATTTCGACCACATCGAGCCTTTTCGCAAAGATACGGTGTTTCAAACATGCCTGGGTATTCGCAAAGTGCCTTCAAGCCCTACGCTCCGTCAGCGACTGGATGCCGCTGCACAAACAATAGATGCCAATTGGAATGACATTCTGTTGCAGGAATCTGCCGACCTCATCCGAAACCTCAATGCCCCGGTAACTGGACTTGACGCAGGCGAGCATACGGTCATACCGCTGGACATTGACGTTTCGCCGTTCGATAACTCCGGCACGAAAAAAGAAGGTGTCTCCCTCACGTACAAAGGAACATTTGGATATGCCCCCATCTTTGCCTATTTGGGCCGAGAAGGGTATGGCGTAAATCTTCAATTGCGTGAAGGTAGTACACACAGCCAGAAAGATGGTGCTGATTTCCTTCGGGAAACGATTCATTACGCTCGTCGCATTACAAGTGATCGTCTACTCGTCCGTATGGATTCTGCTCACGATAGTCTTGAAAACTTGCAAGTTTGCCACGCGGAGAAAGATGTTGACTACATCATTAAAGTCAATCTTCGCGGCGCTTCCAAAGAAAGCTGGCTGCGAGTAGCCGAAGACAAAGGGATATCTTGTGAGCAACGCCCTGGGAAGACCACCTACATCGGCGCGATTACATTTCCACAGAAAGACTTCGATTGTAACCTGCGTCAAGTGTTCCAAGTCATCGTGCGTACGATCGATCGGGATGGGCAGGTGCTCATGTTTCCAGATGTGGAAGTGAACGTTTACTGGACATCTCTGACTTGCTCGCCATGGCGTGTCATTGAGCTTTATCGCGATCATGGCACAAGCGAGCAATTTCATAGTGAGCTTAAGACCGATCTAGATTTGGAGCGATTGCCGGCAGGCAAGTTCGATACGAATGAGCTAGTCCTGCACGCTGGCGTATTCGCCTATAACCTGCTTCGCATCATGGGACAAGAAAGCTTACGTCAAGATGATGCACCGATTCGTGGAGGCGTCGGGCGCCGTCGTATCCGAACTGTCATTCAGAACATCATCTACATCGCAGCTAGAGTCAGCCGCCATGCCCGACAAACGTCCTTCAATTTCGGCCGTTACAGTCCATGGTTCCAAACCGTTCGTCGAATCTACCAGGCATTTGCCTGA
- a CDS encoding response regulator: MAWTVLLVDDEWLVRRELAHLVDWGALGFSIIGEASNGTSAINMIEQHSPDVVILDIQMPGMDGVELAMHIFSNNLETKMLVLSSYDHFEYVKSTLKSGAVDYILKHELNAHLLKTTLVSISKQLEDRERKLNRERQYDLDQRSNQPALLRHYVREILLGGTTEWKPWMKSYSYSYQRSALLVLQIAYFFNLTHGKSDTERSQIVTSIIEVCQQAVGTLEKGCVVHIDHGRFAVLIGYPNLSSESAIYQDLQNLEGQILRTLHLILNMHVAVQIAGVCTNTQLLHEMYGRAAAKLRFLSGLEPSISRESIDGVVEKRQLFSIEQEKRLLSAVIGGEEEVVVAIIEELYAAVISTKADELQIQLMVNELITLARKVLVKSGIKTTEAIEHAMMQLTTGAESLGDLIKALFIKLVHSLEEDKMPIYSPYIIQVVDYIQKHYRKEISLDSTARYFNLSPSYLSRLFKSETGTGFIEYVNRIRVKAGRELLESGELTVKEVYEQVGFNNYSYFFRVFKDITGLTPQQAVRKRQHMD; the protein is encoded by the coding sequence TTGGCTTGGACAGTTCTACTCGTTGATGATGAATGGCTTGTCCGTCGTGAATTAGCTCATTTAGTTGATTGGGGAGCTTTAGGATTCTCAATTATTGGGGAGGCATCCAATGGCACTTCTGCAATTAATATGATAGAGCAGCATAGCCCCGATGTTGTTATATTGGATATCCAAATGCCTGGAATGGATGGTGTCGAGCTTGCTATGCATATTTTTTCGAATAACTTAGAGACTAAGATGCTTGTTCTTAGTAGCTATGATCATTTTGAATATGTAAAGAGTACTCTTAAGAGCGGCGCTGTAGATTATATTCTTAAGCATGAATTAAATGCACATCTACTTAAAACAACCCTCGTATCCATTTCTAAGCAACTAGAAGATCGAGAGCGCAAATTGAATAGAGAACGTCAATATGATCTGGATCAAAGGAGCAATCAACCTGCATTATTGCGTCATTATGTCAGAGAAATTCTTCTCGGTGGAACAACAGAATGGAAACCTTGGATGAAATCGTACTCATATTCGTATCAAAGGTCTGCTCTGCTTGTACTACAGATTGCTTATTTTTTCAATCTTACCCATGGGAAGAGTGACACGGAAAGAAGTCAAATTGTGACATCAATTATAGAGGTGTGCCAGCAGGCTGTAGGAACGTTGGAGAAAGGCTGTGTTGTTCATATCGATCACGGACGGTTTGCTGTTCTTATTGGCTATCCAAATCTAAGTAGCGAGAGCGCGATATATCAAGATTTACAGAATCTTGAAGGTCAAATCCTCAGAACACTACATTTGATTCTAAATATGCATGTGGCAGTACAGATTGCTGGAGTATGTACTAATACTCAGCTATTGCATGAGATGTACGGAAGAGCAGCGGCCAAATTACGTTTCTTATCAGGGTTAGAGCCTAGCATCTCAAGAGAGAGTATTGACGGAGTGGTTGAGAAGCGGCAACTCTTTTCCATTGAGCAGGAAAAGCGGCTTCTATCCGCGGTAATCGGAGGCGAAGAAGAAGTTGTAGTAGCGATCATTGAGGAGCTTTATGCTGCAGTGATAAGTACTAAAGCAGATGAATTGCAGATTCAACTCATGGTAAACGAGCTCATCACATTGGCCAGGAAAGTTTTGGTGAAATCAGGAATCAAAACAACGGAGGCAATCGAGCATGCAATGATGCAACTGACAACAGGTGCTGAATCACTTGGCGACCTCATTAAAGCGTTATTTATTAAACTGGTTCATAGTCTGGAAGAGGATAAGATGCCAATTTATTCACCTTATATTATTCAGGTAGTAGATTACATACAAAAACATTATAGGAAAGAAATTAGTCTGGATTCAACAGCACGATATTTTAATCTGTCTCCATCTTATCTGTCTCGTTTGTTCAAGAGTGAGACAGGAACGGGATTTATCGAGTATGTTAATCGAATACGTGTCAAAGCAGGAAGAGAGCTCCTTGAGAGTGGGGAGCTTACTGTAAAGGAAGTATACGAACAGGTAGGCTTTAATAATTACAGCTATTTCTTTCGTGTGTTTAAAGATATAACAGGACTAACACCTCAGCAAGCTGTCCGGAAGCGTCAGCATATGGATTAA
- a CDS encoding extracellular solute-binding protein has protein sequence MYHGFRDWLNKAGAEVPKTTDELYEVLKKFKELNIAPDAVPVSMDLGDNAYFNNDKLRPWLSMFSLSLQMGEAGKIENDTFKLWLDSENYKEMLLFTHKLFEEKLLDNNTFTNDVTKVNALSTANKVGLSFGQTTAFVDTQIFKGIAPPKSKFGDPTVTSASVARDGGTFAITNSNKYPEATIRWIDYFYGEEGSEFFRFGIEGVTYTKDSNGNPKYSDEIMNFKPSPQQAIGKFTFWPGAGAPHIITAKNAGIITSPLIEDAQDALEPYMPDVVYGEPLMDPSDADKFSAMQEDIRKFVRESMARFIIDGVTEEKWSQYKQTLQTLGIDEYEAYYQRALDGYNKN, from the coding sequence TTGTATCACGGATTCAGGGATTGGTTAAACAAGGCAGGAGCGGAAGTTCCAAAGACAACAGATGAGCTCTATGAAGTGTTGAAAAAGTTTAAGGAGCTAAATATTGCACCTGATGCTGTACCTGTGTCTATGGATCTAGGCGACAACGCTTATTTTAACAATGACAAGTTACGTCCATGGCTTAGCATGTTCTCCCTATCATTGCAGATGGGGGAGGCTGGTAAAATTGAAAATGATACATTTAAGCTCTGGCTCGATAGCGAAAATTATAAAGAAATGCTCCTGTTCACTCATAAGCTGTTTGAAGAGAAATTACTGGATAATAATACATTTACCAATGATGTTACGAAGGTGAATGCACTTTCTACAGCTAACAAGGTGGGGTTATCTTTTGGTCAGACTACAGCCTTCGTTGATACACAAATCTTCAAGGGAATTGCTCCGCCAAAATCAAAATTTGGTGATCCAACTGTGACGTCCGCATCAGTTGCTCGTGATGGTGGCACGTTTGCGATTACAAATAGCAATAAATACCCTGAAGCTACCATCCGCTGGATTGATTACTTTTACGGCGAAGAAGGATCCGAGTTCTTCAGGTTCGGAATTGAAGGTGTTACTTATACTAAAGATTCGAATGGAAATCCAAAATATAGCGATGAAATTATGAATTTTAAACCAAGTCCGCAGCAAGCTATTGGGAAATTCACATTTTGGCCTGGGGCGGGCGCACCACATATTATTACAGCAAAAAATGCTGGTATTATTACGAGTCCTCTGATAGAAGACGCGCAAGACGCGTTGGAGCCTTATATGCCCGATGTGGTGTATGGCGAACCATTAATGGACCCATCCGATGCGGACAAGTTTAGTGCTATGCAGGAAGATATCCGGAAATTTGTGCGCGAATCGATGGCGCGATTTATTATCGATGGTGTAACAGAGGAGAAATGGAGCCAATATAAGCAGACTCTTCAGACGCTTGGCATAGATGAATATGAAGCATATTACCAGAGAGCATTGGATGGCTATAACAAAAATTAG